A segment of the Mastacembelus armatus chromosome 7, fMasArm1.2, whole genome shotgun sequence genome:
tgcttatttgcttttgttgAGATTTAAATGACAAGACTGATCCCATTCATACCGTATCTGTGCTGTAGATAGGACACTACAGCCAGTAAATGAGAAGGAAACAACTACAGTGTGCAGAATTGTTGTGGGTGTTAGAATTGCTTAAATCAACAACTTAGACCTCTTAGGTGGTTTAACCTGTTCAGTAAAAGACATAAAATCTAGATTATGAAACCTATTTCGATAGACAACCAAAAATGTAGACTTATCATCCTGTGCAGAAACCTGTTTAAAAGAATAAAGTAGTGAAATCACTATTGTTAAATGTAAGGGATCAAATATAAATGAGAAAGTTTTGAATAGAAACGGGCAAACTGTGAGGCATTCTGTGAACAATTCTCAGCTAggacaaaagaaaagagcagaaatTAAGAAAGCTGAGCAAGAAGGATCGATGAAGAATCAAGCAGGAATTGAAGAGACTGACGGAGTCTGTGAAAAGAGGACTGCTGGCAATAGTTGAGAGGAGAATTTGTGAACATGTGATGTGACTATAACAGAACCTTAGCATGaaaattcatgtttttggtcatttaacaatcattttcagttgtgccaaacattttattgatataGTTGTCTTCTCATCTCTGTACCTaattacacacatgtacacttcatttttagaaactatgtcaattatttttaaatcaaaagaGATGCAGTCTCTTGTACTGTGGGCAAACTGGTACTAAAAACAGAATACtacctttttattaaaaaatgaatttaccTGAATTTCATCTGCAGTCTCTACTGCTTGTGGTTTTATGTATTTGACAGTGTTTCATTGAGTGAGGTACTTTGAACAATGATGACTCATTGTTCTTTCATGTACTGAACAACCTTAGCACTAAGCCAATCTAAGAGCTATTGTGCCACATTTACTACATAAGAACACAATTTTCTCATCTAAATCTCCAGGAAAAAAAGTGGACTAAATTTGTACCTTTTGTGATTTCTTGTGTCCTGTAGAACATCTGTTCTGCAGAGTCATGCTTCCTTcctgagaaagagaagaaggatCTCCTGTGCACATTGCACAAGGCCTATGGGATGATCCAGACAACTGCCTTTTAAACCTGAAGTCTGAGGAGAAAAGGTGACCCAATCCATGAACAATTTGCTCTGAACTCTCTTTCTCCCTGACATGGTGAAATGCATTTTAGCCACATGTAACCAGACATACAGCCTATAGAATATCATTTATCTAATGACTGCTGCCATGTATGTCATCAGATAAGGGGTTAGGTTTTTCTGTATTCCATATAAATACTTACATACCTTTAATACTTCAATTTACTGTGCAGTTCTGGAGGATGTCATGGTGCTCCGCAAGATGCAAGAGagtttgtatgtgtttatgaAGTATGTTTAGTTATATTAAAACTCTCGATACATTCTTGTGTTTACATTCTGTTGTCATGAGAATCAGGGAAACTTTTTAATGCACTATTACTCAATCCTCAAAGTAACAGTTTCTATTAGAACTAAAATATTATGGTATCCTATAGTTTGTTGTAAACGGTGAAATCACATGGTGACATAAATAAAAGCTATGTAGGCTAAGAATTTACtgcttaaagaaaaaatatggtTTACTGTGATTGATTTAAGGGTAAAATAAGGCAATCGTATGTCCAAAAAAATAAGTGTTTACTGACTTTCATATAAAACTGCAGGACATCAGGAAAACACAGCTGAATACCAAAAGGCTTGTCTTGCCACTAGATGGCAAACTATAACCACAGAGATGGATGAAAGACTGCTGAATTAATTTGGTATTCACTCTTTTAAATTCTTATGATGTATATATTATTTCAATCTTTTTCATTTAACtaaaaaatgtttccatttatAACAGCTACATGAATGGCAATTATGAAACAAAACTTTGACcacaataaaagcttttatGAAATGTCCCTGCATGTCAGACTGTTTCTTTATGAAGAATCACtgcaaacatccatccatcatctatatccgcttattcctaaccagggtcatggagACATCATTGCAAACcgtaaaaaatatttttctcagctGCTCCTTACATCTCCATTACACATCCCCACTTCAGCCTGCAGACTTACTGTTGAGGAAATTAGCTTAAGTCTTGTAACACTGCTAAAAAGCAATAGAGCTTTGCAGATAAACTACTGTTTCTTTATTGTATAAAGAGATAGATGGGAACATGAGGCCATGCTAGGTGGAAATGTAAACACTGGCTTCCTGTGACCATTCCAATATTCATATGCTGCATTCAATAATATTTATGGCTCTGCAACTACTCAGTGCTGAACTCACTAATCCAGGTCGGTAGGGATTTCCTACATTTAAGGCTGCTACAGTATACTGTGGTTCAGTTTTATCAAGTACAAAGAAGCCTCCATAATGCCTCGGATTGAACATATCAAAGGTTACAGTAAATCATAAGTATTTTATTACACAAAGAAAATTGCTATCACAAAATTATCACTGAACAATATTTTAGCAATAAATATGAAGTCTGTACACGACAGTATAATGACAACTATATttgttactaaaaaaaaaaaaaaagatgacaatgaaactgaacAAGAGGGTCACAAACAGACACGcatacataaaaagaaaatgacaaacagatgATTATGAATACGCCCTCTTTGACACAGTTCCATATTAGACTGGAACAATGTTTTGAGTGTTGTTGTAAATGAATTCTGTTCAAGTCAGTCCTTCCCCACAGACAATCCAAAGTTTCTGTGCTTTCTTGTCTCATcaggaaaataaaagactgaGTATGAAACAGAAGAGCAGCATCTCAGCTGTCAGTTCCACTTTGTTCTGTTCCACCTGTTACAATCTGATCCAATAAAACGACATTTGGGGTCACTAATGCTCCAAACAGGCTGGCAGTGAGCAAAGGTGTTCATGTGTCCAGTTAGGACAACCAATATAtactctttctctcctttctccaTGTGTCTCCACTTTCACCTGATTCCttttacttttctctctctgtctgccccccccccccggtctCTGGCTGAGCTTATGATGGGTCTCCACTTTCCTGGGCATCCTGGCTGGTAGAGCCCTCTGCCTCAGGGGTTGGGGAGGCCCCCGGGTCTCCTTCTGCAAGAAAACATGGGAAACAAtggcgcgcgcgcacacacacacacacacacgcacgcacgcacgcacacacacacaaaaatgaatcaaagtGGTCTGGCAAAAGAACTGCTTTAATgctccaaaatgaaaaaaaacatgagaatccTTAAGGAGGAACTATAACTTCCTCAGGCACTGTCAGCATTTTTTCTAAAACTGAGGTTTCCCACCAGAGCTGCATTAGAGCAATTTGATCTGGTTATCATTTTATGGGAAACTTGTTCTCTAAATTTGTCAGCAAGAACAACAATGTAACACACACTGGTAAACTGGAGAACATTTGTATCATAACAACTTGACACTCTCCTGAGACAGAGGAAGCAAAGATTACTGGTCACTGGGCTACCGCTAATTCAGCATTGACGCAACAATAATCAAATCTTACTGACACCACTGTGTGAGCAACATCTCCTGCCTGTATTTTGGTGCTTTCAGGTCCTGTTTTTCACAGGCTGACTTTATCAACAGCGTAGATCAAAGTAACAGACTTTACACTAAACTGTCTACTTACTGACCATCTTTAGGAGGACCAATTTGTGTTGAATTCTGGGTAAATTAAGACTTTTtttcaaactgagcaatcatgtCAAACTACAGCTCACCAGTTCAAAAGGACAGCCTCTAAGAGCATAATATATTATTGCAGCATAGATGTGCAGCAGAGCTGAGTTGCTCTGGTTTCTCAGTGTGGCAGAGCTGAGTGCTTCTGTAACTCATCATTCATACTATCTGCTGAAAATTTACAGCAGGTTACTGCAGCATTTAAAAGCTCTTTGTTCTCATTACTTGGCCTACAACATTGTTAGAAAACCCACaaattaggttttgttttgggttttttgtcCATTGACGCCACTGGTCAGCAGGTGTCGCTGATTGTTTCCATGGATACATGGGTCTTATTTTGGAGCCAGCCTGGGTTGGCTAACAATGGCTAACCTTTTAGGCCTAACATAAGTTAGCTTTAAATACAGTTTCTTGTTTTGgggtaaattaaataaatcagccatcagggtggtggtggttaacAGCTGAATCACagctacgtaccacaggcctttaaggctacgtaccacaggcctttaagactgcagtaatcaaacctttactcaaaaagcctagtcttgatccaggtgtcttggctaattatagaccaatatccaacctgccatttatttctaaaatcctagaaaaagctgttgctaagcagctatcagaccacttacacaggaatgaactatttgaagatttccaatcaggatttagagcacatcatagtacagaaacagcactgttgaaagttaccaacgatcttctcttagcctcagataatggacttgtttcgatacttgtcctcctagaccttagtgcagcattcgacaccattgaccacaacatcttattacagagactggagcatgtgattggtatcagaggaacagcgttaaagtggttccaatcctatttatcggacagattccagtttgttcatgtccatgatgaaccttccacacgaacaaaagttagttatggagttccacaaggttctgtgctaggaccgattctgttcaccctgtacatgcttcctttaggatatatcattaggaagcactctattaattaccactgctatgcggatgacactcagttatatcaatctattaaacctgttaacacaaaccagttaaccagacttcaagcctgtctaactgacataaaggcttggatgaccagtaactttttacttttaaactcggagaaaacagaagtcattatatttgggcctaaaaatctcagaaataacttttctaaaattatagctactctagatggcatagccctggcctccagcactactgtaaaaaaccttggagttatttttgaccaggacatgtcctttaactcacacataaaacaaatttctagaactgcattctttcacctgcgcaacatttccaaaattaggaacatcctgtctcaaaatgatgcagaaaaactagtccatgcatttgtttcctcaaggctagattactgtaactcattactatctggatgtcctaatatcttaataaaaagcctccaattaatccagaatgccgcagccagagtcctgacaggaactagcaagagagatcatatttctcctatattggcttctcttcattggctccctgtaaaatatagaatagaatttaaaatccttcttctcacatacaaatcccttcataatcaagctccttcataccttaaagacctcatagtaccatattatcccaatagaccacttcgctctcagagtgcaggcctacttgtggttcccagagttctcaaaagcagaatgggaggcagagcctttagctatcaagctcctctcctgtggaaccagctctcagcctgggttcaggaggcagacactctctgtacttttaaggctagacttaaaaccttcctctttgacaaagcatatagttagggctggcttcaggcaaccctgaaccatcccttagttagttatgctgctataggcctagactgcccaaggaccattggtgcactgagctcccctaccctacccgcccccccctcccccttctctccgacctcatgtatattccaccattgaatgttactaaccttgtgctctctctctcccctagtttgtgctctctccctccctctctctctctctctctctctctctgtaccttctgcaggtgtccctggtcctggagctgtttatcgctgatgtgcagttactggccccaccaacttgcagtgtctatttgttgtttattgttgctgttcttttctctctgctctatccactcaccccaaccggtcgaggcagatggccgcccaaactgagcccggttctgctggaggtttttttcttccgttaaagggagttttttcctctccactgtcgccaagtgcttgctcataagggaattgttgggtttttagttttagtttttgtaaagtgccttgagatgatttgtattgtgatttggcgctatacaaataaaattgaattgaaaattgaattgaattgaatcatttCCTTTAGCACAGTCATCTGTATAGCTGCACAAATCTGTGCATATTTCCTTCCACATTCCATATGTTACTTTACTGACCTGAAGACTTCAGGTCCATCTCTTGCAGGTCTTTGGTGAGTTCACTTGTGCTGGCCACCACTGCCCCTTCCCCTGAGATGTCGGGTACTGCGTTCCTGCGACCGGTGCGATCACAGTTGATAAAGTCTGAGTATGATGTCTCCAcatccatcatctgtccatGACCAGCGCTCTCATTACACCTGCGGAAGGGAGGAGGGGATGTCAGACAGCTGTGGAGGTGTtggaaaaagcaaataaatcacCCTGCTGTCTGCCTTCAATGGTCTGCTGGGCCCGTGGGAGGATGTTCCACTGTGCCCTATGCATTTCTACCTCAGAAGAATCAATATGGCACACAAGAACACTGGCTAGagacttaaaaaaatattcacacagtGCAGAGCTATTCAGGAGGTAACTGAGGATGACCGATGCAGGGAGAGAGTGAGTGGGCAGAAAGGGGGCACTTCAAAAGCATTCGACAACTCAGCTGAgagagttaaaaagaaaaagaaaggtaTTCAAAATTATTTCTGCACAGCAATTAATGACACAACCGGCAACTGTGCTAATTGGTCACCCTAATTAcattatgtaaaacaaaaatcttatagagcaagaatttaaaaaacaaggTGCTGGGAGAAAGGACTGATCAATATGGAACGACAGAGTAAAAACCATTTAAAGGATGACTTAGGTGGGGCCAGAAAGTGccctagcaaaaaaaaaaaagaaaagaaaagaaaagaaaagaaaaagaaaacaaaactccCATTTGCCATTCATTCCTCTCCAGTTTCCGGTTCTCAGTCCATATTTAACTAGGTCATGAATCCTGCCAACCACGATGAGGCTATACAGCATGTAACCCCTTGGAGAGGACAAAAAATACAACTGCTccagaaaaaaggagaaagaataGAAAAGATAAGAAACCAGTCCTTTGACACAAAGGAATAGAGACTGTATATCAGACTTTAAATGTcacagctgctcctcctgtccTTCATCTTCAGTCCCTGTAGATCCCACCATAGGCTAGTGCAGTTAGCAAAGTCCTCACTGCTGTGTATGGGCAGCGTAATTGGCTACCTTAGAGCTACAGGCATGCCCTCTAAAAAGCATGTGACACTTCAGCCAGACAGAACAGCTGAGCAGCTAAGCTATGAATCTTTAAGGAACATGAGGGGGTCGGAGTCTCGAAGGGAAACAAGTGAAAGAATGAGAGCAATAAAAAGGAGTTGGCAGCTACAACACTCTGACCCAGGGCCAGCCTGTTCCCAAACACTTTCACTCACTTTCTTTTCCCATCATTCAAAAGATCCTacagttcttttcttttttttcccccccaaaaGGAAGCACCCCAGGGTCAGACCCTGGGACGTCATGAGCTGCGCAAATGTAGGTGACACTGTTTGGGAATGCGAAATTTGTGCTAAAGGGCAATCCCATAGTCCCAGTAGGAAGGAGCAATACCTCAACAAATGTCACCGAGTTCTGGAGCTGCTGGCATTTCTCAGAATGCTGCTACCAAACAAAAAAGCCACTATGGAGACCTGGCTACAAATGATGGTACGACCCTCTGACTGCATCCAGAGAGTTAGTCAGAGGGTAAGACCAGCAGCTTACACCTACTACCTTTCCACAAACATAAGCTGAGGCTTTCACTAACTACCAGTTAGGGCTGAAAGACTTAAGGAAACAATCTGGGACTTTTCTGCCCAATGTTGTTCTTATGATTTAAACTATATTTCTGGTCTACATAGACAAATGAGATATGCTTGGACCATCACAAGCACATCTGAATTCTCCCAGGGCTTTTTGTCAGTTAGAATAGCATACCTGACattactgtcaaaaaaaaaaaaaaaaaaaagtctaccACTTTTGCTAAATAAGACTAACTGCTGGTAATGAGGGGCAAATTAGTCAATAACTGTTTTTAAGGTAAAATGTCAATCATTCTCAAAtttgcctcttttcttttttatattataatgaGTTTCCTTTGGTTGTGGACTGTCAGAGAAAAGAACACATTTAGACATCAGCTAGGTGAGAgggaaaaatgtaataatggCAGATGGTGATCATGTGATCTGCTTAAAAGTTTCACATGGAGATTCAGACACCCATGTCCTACAGCTACTATACCTAACTTTAAAGGTACCTAGCTACAAAGTTTGATAGAgtggtgtttcttttttccacaAAAAGAATTTTTTTCCAACTCAAAATGTATCAATGTTATTTTAGCCTTCAATCAAGAGTCACCTAAACATGCCAGTGATTAGGCATtgtacttttaaaaacactattAAGACTCACAGTGGACAGTTAAAAAGGTTTAAAGTGATGCAGTGATAATGTCTGCTTTAttccatacattttttttcttgtcaaaaCCTGAAGCCACATTTAACAAAGCATGCTTAAAAACAAATTCTAAACATGTAtgtcaaaacaagaaaattgGCTTTTATAAAAGGACATGCAATGATAAATTCCACCTCTTCTACAGCTCTCTGTTCGTACATGTACAGGCTCATTCAAGTACAGACACACCCCCAAAATGCCAAATATGGACCACCACAGCTTTCAGGTCCGAGTAACCTTAATGTATAGAGCTCTTTTTAAGGACAAAAGCAGCAAACATTTCCAATACTT
Coding sequences within it:
- the pkig gene encoding cAMP-dependent protein kinase inhibitor gamma — protein: MMDVETSYSDFINCDRTGRRNAVPDISGEGAVVASTSELTKDLQEMDLKSSEGDPGASPTPEAEGSTSQDAQESGDPS